From a single Paenibacillus sp. FSL R5-0345 genomic region:
- a CDS encoding DUF4179 domain-containing protein: protein MSSQEELAMLIDAERIPQEHKMESAAAQIYAIQAGLELGKKRGKNLMFAKSAMAVLTAAMMVAGLLFFNPSQLLPQQASTSIESSDWGVLEPFKKLADADVDALTLESAIRNDYVQIVNKSAEKDGYKITLNAVIADENKIMLLYTGTSSGGQEIYNVNSVWLTDAAGQSVVDKNGNRSGMGLHAEDSIYKWLGKTIYPLDKNKAFPKEVVANFQIASVDPGMLAKPNTGTNLADMRYSDRLKVSFAIDSKFWEQKTETIVLNQPFMIDGNKVNLAQVELSPLSIVVKYTLSEDLKTNWEIRNELFGKTPSELTSRVGKRELKNNSIGGSGSEDGFISNFSSNVLDHPKSIRLKLNAGPDREKDAYIDILKK from the coding sequence ATGAGTAGCCAGGAGGAGCTTGCCATGTTAATCGATGCCGAAAGGATCCCGCAGGAGCACAAAATGGAGAGTGCCGCCGCACAAATCTATGCCATACAAGCAGGACTCGAGCTAGGTAAGAAACGCGGTAAAAATTTAATGTTCGCAAAAAGCGCGATGGCTGTTCTGACTGCTGCAATGATGGTCGCAGGATTACTATTCTTCAATCCATCCCAACTGCTGCCTCAACAAGCCTCTACTAGTATTGAATCAAGTGATTGGGGTGTACTGGAACCTTTTAAGAAGTTGGCTGATGCTGATGTTGATGCCCTTACGTTAGAATCTGCTATTCGAAATGATTATGTGCAAATCGTCAATAAAAGCGCTGAGAAAGACGGGTATAAAATCACACTGAATGCTGTGATCGCTGACGAAAATAAAATTATGCTGCTGTATACAGGGACTTCAAGTGGTGGTCAGGAAATTTACAACGTAAATAGTGTGTGGCTGACAGATGCTGCAGGACAAAGTGTTGTGGATAAAAATGGTAATAGAAGTGGGATGGGTTTACATGCTGAGGATAGTATTTATAAATGGCTCGGAAAAACTATCTATCCACTAGATAAGAATAAAGCATTTCCAAAAGAGGTTGTGGCCAATTTTCAGATCGCTTCAGTGGATCCCGGCATGCTAGCAAAACCGAATACGGGAACGAATCTAGCTGATATGCGTTATTCTGATCGTTTAAAGGTGAGCTTCGCTATTGATTCAAAATTCTGGGAGCAGAAGACGGAGACAATAGTTCTTAATCAGCCGTTTATGATTGACGGGAATAAAGTGAATCTTGCACAGGTAGAGCTGTCTCCGTTAAGTATAGTAGTCAAATATACGCTAAGTGAGGATTTAAAAACTAATTGGGAGATCAGAAATGAGTTATTTGGAAAGACTCCTAGTGAGTTGACATCGCGAGTTGGGAAGCGTGAATTGAAAAATAACTCGATTGGCGGAAGTGGCAGTGAGGATGGATTTATAAGCAACTTTAGCAGCAACGTATTGGATCATCCGAAATCCATTCGATTGAAGCTCAATGCGGGACCTGATCGCGAGAAGGATGCGTATATTGATATACTGAAAAAATGA
- a CDS encoding ABC-F family ATP-binding cassette domain-containing protein codes for MSVIRMENVTKKYENTLIFRDIYFRVSKGERIGLIGRNGAGKSTVFKLMMGKEEPTAGKVELDPNVKISYFSQFSELSGSLSVQQELELCFEQVALIEQELNQIGEQLGKVTDDDQMNTLLERQAALFEQMDHLDGWNVSVEINTVLTKLGFNERSRHQPVDELSGGWRNRAALAKVLIEMPDVVLLDEPTNFLDIEGIVWLEQWLHRFNGAMILISHDRQFIDRVVTRTIEIENYHFQEYEGNYTDYVRKKKMRKKVLDRQFEWEEELLLMESEAIETRGNKKSSKDRLSRKLTDMKKRVEPHPVNVLITDIYSNLRFPDKLGEVKGIGQSYDGRTIFQNISFDIQKEDRIAIVGPNGSGKSTLIKILTGQEEPETGDVTWERGVSYAYFNRMWDELDPKDTVSHAVNVYGLGLDAPRKKVNKFLSMLQFSEMDLSKTIGSLSGGQQARVALAKCLLSGAAVIILDEPTNHLDLTSIQVMEQALIHFPGAVVTVSHDRFFIDKIATKLLTFDPQIGIIEQDV; via the coding sequence TTGAGCGTAATCCGTATGGAGAATGTAACTAAGAAATACGAGAATACATTGATTTTTCGAGATATTTATTTTCGAGTTAGCAAGGGCGAACGGATTGGATTAATCGGACGAAATGGTGCGGGGAAGTCAACTGTGTTTAAACTGATGATGGGAAAAGAGGAGCCAACAGCGGGAAAAGTGGAGTTAGATCCTAACGTGAAGATCAGCTACTTCTCTCAATTCTCTGAGCTTTCCGGGTCCTTGTCTGTACAGCAAGAGTTAGAGTTATGCTTCGAGCAGGTAGCGCTCATCGAACAAGAGCTTAACCAAATCGGGGAACAGCTTGGGAAAGTGACAGATGATGATCAGATGAATACTCTTTTAGAGCGACAAGCGGCGCTTTTTGAACAAATGGACCATTTGGATGGCTGGAATGTATCCGTCGAAATCAACACTGTTCTGACTAAATTGGGCTTCAATGAAAGATCACGGCATCAACCTGTTGATGAGCTGTCTGGAGGCTGGAGAAACCGCGCAGCACTGGCTAAAGTCTTAATTGAAATGCCCGATGTCGTATTGCTTGATGAGCCTACTAACTTTTTGGATATCGAAGGGATCGTATGGTTGGAGCAGTGGCTGCACCGTTTTAATGGCGCGATGATTCTAATCTCTCATGACCGGCAATTTATTGACAGAGTAGTTACGCGGACGATAGAAATCGAGAATTATCATTTTCAGGAATATGAAGGCAACTACACCGATTATGTCCGGAAAAAGAAGATGCGTAAAAAGGTGCTTGACCGACAGTTTGAGTGGGAGGAAGAGCTTCTGCTTATGGAGTCGGAGGCTATTGAAACCCGTGGGAACAAAAAGTCCTCTAAGGATCGCCTGTCACGTAAGCTGACAGATATGAAAAAGCGTGTGGAGCCTCATCCAGTGAACGTTTTGATCACCGATATTTACAGCAATTTACGTTTTCCGGACAAGCTTGGTGAAGTCAAAGGAATTGGACAGAGCTATGACGGTCGGACGATATTCCAGAACATAAGCTTTGATATTCAAAAGGAAGATCGGATAGCTATTGTGGGGCCTAACGGCAGCGGGAAGTCGACACTCATAAAGATATTGACTGGGCAAGAGGAGCCTGAGACGGGTGATGTGACTTGGGAACGTGGGGTCAGCTACGCGTATTTTAATCGAATGTGGGATGAACTTGATCCTAAGGATACTGTCAGTCATGCCGTAAATGTATATGGGCTGGGGCTCGATGCTCCCCGAAAAAAAGTGAACAAATTCTTATCGATGCTGCAATTCTCGGAAATGGATTTAAGCAAAACGATCGGCAGTCTGTCGGGAGGGCAGCAGGCCAGAGTAGCGTTAGCGAAATGCCTTCTCTCTGGCGCGGCTGTCATTATTTTGGATGAGCCAACCAATCATTTGGATTTAACAAGTATTCAGGTGATGGAACAGGCACTCATCCATTTTCCTGGAGCTGTTGTTACTGTTAGTCATGACCGCTTTTTCATCGATAAAATAGCAACAAAATTGCTTACTTTCGATCCTCAAATAGGAATCATTGAGCAAGATGTCTAG
- a CDS encoding sigma-70 family RNA polymerase sigma factor yields MSMTNAEMKKVTVLDTRSETDFYDSILVHREQLYSIAYSYLRNRNDALEAMQEMTCRAWIKRKTLKDPKAFKSWIIRILIYVCIDEQRRRKRSMPLVDERMGEQITHIGYHRMEMLWALEQVKPKYRHVLLLKYYNDMTLSEIANILDKPEGTVKTWQHKGLKQLRTIIKNRGDWNNE; encoded by the coding sequence ATGTCAATGACTAATGCAGAAATGAAGAAAGTAACGGTTCTTGATACTCGGAGCGAGACGGATTTCTACGATTCCATATTGGTACATAGAGAACAACTGTACAGTATAGCTTATAGCTATTTACGTAACCGGAATGATGCGCTTGAAGCGATGCAGGAAATGACTTGCCGCGCTTGGATTAAAAGAAAAACATTAAAGGATCCCAAAGCATTCAAATCATGGATCATTCGGATCCTGATTTATGTCTGCATAGATGAACAAAGACGCAGAAAACGTTCCATGCCGCTTGTAGATGAGAGAATGGGAGAGCAAATTACGCATATTGGCTATCATCGAATGGAAATGCTGTGGGCACTCGAACAGGTTAAGCCCAAGTATCGCCATGTGCTGTTACTTAAATACTACAATGATATGACCTTGAGCGAGATTGCGAACATTCTGGATAAACCTGAGGGAACGGTCAAGACGTGGCAGCATAAAGGATTAAAGCAGTTAAGAACGATCATTAAGAATCGGGGTGATTGGAACAATGAGTAG
- a CDS encoding response regulator transcription factor translates to MYKLMIVEDEPLIRTGLKHYFAWEELGVHNIIEAENGKEGMATALREKPDLVITDIRMPQMDGLQMIEQIRNLLPDTLFIILTGFNDFEYAQKAIKLGNVHAFLLKPLEYEESLLVIQECMNKLHLKRQDRLKRSNLEGAQLVKLLLEEEQPVIDDSIVRELCNFNSNYYLYLPFVLTGIPMRGKRAQSTLWMREYAEKFIHDAVDEYLDASTPHTVFTYSSKTKLYGLIVLGSPASIDNFPLQTKVQTRIDQYLKLLTLEHHLGLYLVIGKTTENPTQINSLLHENDRMLYQRFYKRDCRFIYVPQWIEGSNSIKPSLIQLDENDKKRMISCIESANEIETLQLMHRLSQDILSKADVSSPDFWLAFLQEIISTILRFANKNHIHIEGVYSEKLLNLTFVDEFDSIENLFDWLGRWMVHLGTVYSEGLTHNNQQDVIIFEHIKSFIKENIDQDVTLQMVADRFFYNPSYLSRLFKRKLDKNYMRFVTEIRMEYAQECLKKPEFLVTDVCTMCGYKSYKHFVKTFRSITNMTPSDYRKQSGW, encoded by the coding sequence ATGTACAAACTAATGATTGTAGAGGATGAACCATTAATAAGAACGGGCTTAAAACATTACTTTGCTTGGGAAGAGCTTGGGGTTCACAACATTATTGAAGCAGAGAATGGAAAAGAAGGAATGGCCACTGCACTGCGTGAGAAGCCCGATTTGGTGATCACTGATATCCGGATGCCCCAAATGGATGGTCTACAAATGATTGAGCAGATTCGCAATCTGCTTCCTGATACATTATTTATCATTTTGACTGGATTCAACGATTTCGAATATGCTCAGAAGGCTATAAAACTAGGGAATGTACATGCGTTTTTGCTCAAGCCTTTGGAATACGAGGAAAGTCTCCTTGTGATACAAGAATGTATGAACAAGCTTCATCTTAAGCGGCAAGATCGATTGAAACGTTCTAATTTGGAGGGGGCACAGCTTGTAAAGCTATTACTGGAGGAAGAACAACCTGTAATAGATGATTCAATTGTCCGTGAACTATGTAATTTCAACAGTAACTACTATCTTTATCTGCCCTTTGTTTTGACAGGAATTCCTATGAGAGGAAAGCGCGCTCAATCTACGCTCTGGATGAGAGAATATGCGGAGAAGTTCATTCATGATGCTGTAGACGAGTATCTCGATGCCTCTACACCGCACACTGTTTTTACATATTCATCTAAAACTAAGCTCTATGGACTTATTGTATTGGGATCTCCAGCTTCTATTGATAATTTTCCTCTTCAGACTAAAGTTCAGACACGAATCGATCAATATCTGAAGCTGCTTACGCTAGAACATCACCTAGGCCTCTATTTAGTTATAGGTAAGACGACGGAGAATCCTACACAAATAAATTCATTGCTGCATGAGAACGATAGAATGTTATATCAACGCTTCTACAAGAGAGATTGTAGGTTTATCTACGTGCCACAATGGATAGAAGGCTCCAATTCTATTAAACCATCCCTAATTCAACTCGATGAAAATGATAAGAAACGGATGATCTCCTGCATCGAAAGTGCTAACGAAATAGAGACGCTCCAGCTGATGCACCGGCTGTCTCAAGATATTTTGAGTAAAGCTGATGTCTCTTCTCCAGATTTTTGGCTTGCATTTCTTCAGGAAATTATAAGTACCATTCTCCGCTTCGCTAATAAGAACCACATCCATATCGAAGGCGTGTACAGCGAAAAGCTCCTGAATCTAACCTTTGTAGATGAATTTGATTCAATTGAGAACCTTTTTGACTGGCTTGGCAGATGGATGGTTCATTTAGGAACTGTTTATTCCGAAGGGCTGACCCACAACAACCAACAGGATGTGATCATATTCGAGCATATTAAATCCTTCATAAAAGAGAATATTGATCAAGATGTGACTCTACAGATGGTAGCAGATCGATTCTTCTATAATCCGTCTTATTTAAGTCGATTATTTAAGCGAAAACTTGATAAGAACTACATGCGATTTGTAACCGAAATTCGGATGGAATATGCGCAGGAATGCTTAAAAAAACCAGAGTTTCTAGTGACCGATGTCTGTACGATGTGTGGTTACAAAAGCTATAAGCATTTCGTTAAAACATTCCGAAGCATCACAAACATGACTCCATCGGACTACAGAAAACAGTCAGGCTGGTGA
- a CDS encoding cache domain-containing sensor histidine kinase, protein MRHVNRQIFVLMILTITIPLLIISAIIYIFSNQAVKNEYQSSSNLILNNLSFNIDQYLQSIDKGTLNAQVDSQLQAALEHWTIHKDDIGNDQNIQYGNTIEHFISGIEMTIKNVDSVQIFAGSRVFYSANFNRADYDVKDYTHEDWYLQTQQKKGGVILFGSHTPFYRTNSKQSVISIARVINKKGSKQPIGVMLIDIRLDSLREILKLSENSKRKFIILDDKGGSVYSSDNMETSPLQPIPIGTQALNTFMNNDTGSFYGTFDEKDSYINFVTSPYSNWKVIQYIDEKEMTKQAAFLGKIILTLALLSLVTAILFMYILSERVTKPIILLSRKVKLVGMGNFDVDLYSERQDEFGVLYNGIRKMVKDLQNYIERSSMAKAQQKVAQYGALKSQINPHFLANVLESIQMKAIINGQREIGEMVGIVGRLFRIHIQTGKITVTLREELEHVRLYVKIQQLRFGDKIQYVEQLEPNTEKIKVMHFSLQPIVENAIVHGLECRSEPGLLEVSSMISGDDMLIIVKDNGIGIDEEKLKQLRFRLSQPSDTLDEDHIGIKNVHDRIQFHFGESYGIEVTSQVGEGTTVIIRLPAKS, encoded by the coding sequence ATGAGACATGTCAATCGTCAGATTTTCGTGCTGATGATCCTGACTATTACCATTCCACTTCTAATCATATCGGCAATCATCTATATCTTTTCAAACCAAGCCGTCAAAAATGAATACCAGAGCAGCTCTAATCTGATCCTTAATAACCTCTCGTTCAATATTGACCAATATCTTCAAAGCATTGATAAAGGCACACTCAACGCTCAAGTAGATAGCCAGCTCCAAGCCGCACTTGAACACTGGACGATCCATAAAGACGACATCGGGAATGACCAGAATATTCAGTATGGGAACACAATTGAACATTTCATCAGCGGAATTGAGATGACAATTAAAAATGTTGATAGTGTGCAGATTTTTGCGGGATCACGTGTGTTCTACTCTGCGAATTTCAATCGTGCGGATTATGATGTGAAGGATTATACCCATGAGGATTGGTATTTGCAGACCCAACAGAAAAAAGGCGGAGTGATCCTATTTGGGAGCCATACCCCCTTCTATCGCACCAATTCCAAACAATCCGTCATTTCTATCGCCCGCGTCATAAATAAAAAAGGCAGCAAGCAGCCCATAGGTGTTATGTTAATCGACATCCGATTGGACTCATTACGTGAAATCTTAAAGCTTTCTGAGAATAGTAAACGAAAATTCATTATTTTAGACGATAAGGGTGGCAGTGTATATAGCTCTGATAACATGGAAACCTCACCTTTACAACCTATCCCTATAGGAACTCAAGCGCTTAATACGTTTATGAACAATGATACGGGGAGCTTTTATGGTACTTTTGATGAAAAGGATTCGTACATTAACTTTGTAACGTCTCCCTATTCCAACTGGAAGGTCATTCAGTACATTGATGAGAAAGAGATGACTAAGCAGGCTGCTTTTCTCGGGAAAATCATTTTAACATTAGCGCTCTTGTCGCTTGTCACCGCAATCTTATTCATGTATATCCTATCGGAGCGAGTCACTAAGCCTATTATTCTCTTAAGCCGAAAGGTCAAGCTGGTGGGGATGGGGAACTTCGATGTGGATTTGTATAGTGAGCGTCAAGATGAGTTTGGGGTTCTCTATAATGGAATCCGTAAAATGGTGAAAGATCTGCAAAATTATATTGAGCGGTCTTCTATGGCCAAAGCACAACAAAAAGTAGCCCAGTACGGCGCTCTCAAAAGCCAAATCAATCCACATTTCCTAGCGAATGTACTTGAATCTATTCAAATGAAAGCCATCATCAATGGGCAGCGTGAGATTGGCGAAATGGTGGGAATTGTAGGAAGATTATTTCGGATTCATATCCAGACCGGAAAGATAACCGTAACCCTGCGAGAAGAACTTGAGCATGTCCGGTTGTATGTAAAGATTCAACAATTACGTTTCGGGGATAAAATTCAATATGTTGAACAGCTAGAACCTAATACCGAAAAAATTAAAGTCATGCACTTTTCCCTTCAACCTATCGTAGAGAATGCTATTGTCCACGGACTGGAATGTCGAAGTGAGCCAGGGCTTCTTGAGGTGTCTTCTATGATTTCGGGGGATGACATGCTGATTATCGTTAAGGATAACGGAATTGGCATCGATGAAGAGAAACTTAAACAGTTACGTTTCCGTCTCTCTCAACCATCAGATACCCTGGATGAAGATCATATTGGTATAAAAAATGTTCATGATCGTATTCAATTTCATTTTGGTGAATCGTATGGGATTGAAGTCACCAGTCAAGTAGGAGAAGGAACGACTGTGATCATCCGACTCCCAGCAAAATCCTAG
- a CDS encoding winged helix-turn-helix transcriptional regulator — protein MTTIKKKYNISVEATLEVIGGKWKCVILCHLTHGKKRTSELKQLMPGITQKMLTQQLRELEADGIINRIVYNQVPPKVEYELSEYGNSLSDILTSLCNWGEQHIIKQYGDKYAVLEDNILNK, from the coding sequence ATGACAACGATTAAGAAAAAATACAATATTTCCGTTGAGGCTACACTCGAAGTTATTGGAGGAAAATGGAAGTGTGTGATTCTCTGTCATTTAACTCATGGTAAAAAACGCACATCAGAATTAAAACAATTGATGCCGGGGATTACTCAAAAGATGTTAACACAACAGCTTCGAGAGTTGGAAGCCGATGGAATCATCAACCGGATCGTATACAATCAGGTTCCACCAAAAGTGGAATATGAACTTAGTGAATATGGTAATAGTCTAAGCGACATTTTAACTTCGCTCTGTAACTGGGGAGAACAACATATCATTAAGCAGTACGGTGATAAATATGCTGTTTTAGAGGATAACATTTTAAATAAATAA
- the trpS gene encoding tryptophan--tRNA ligase, with protein sequence MIKERVLTGDRVTGKLHLGHYVGSLQNRVALQEQYDTFVFLADIQALTTHFDRPQLLGQNLNEITLDYLSAGIDPDKATIFIQSMIPEIAELTVLFSMFVTVNSLRHNPTIKAESKNSSLDELYYGFLGYPVSQTADITFCKATIIPVGEDQLPHLELTRKIVRRFNELYSPILVEPRALISETPRLVGTDGNAKMSKSLGNAIELDSTKEEITFKIRKATTDPARVHKNDPGHPDICPIYAYHRAFRSHGASEIHESCENGCISCSACKQLITTALDQLIEPMRERRSYYAARPKVVKDILLSGTKRARNIAQETMSEVREAMGLNYFSK encoded by the coding sequence ATGATAAAAGAACGTGTATTAACTGGAGATCGAGTGACCGGAAAGCTGCACCTTGGCCATTACGTGGGCAGCTTGCAGAACCGAGTGGCTCTACAGGAGCAATATGATACTTTTGTGTTTCTAGCAGATATTCAAGCCCTAACGACTCACTTTGATCGGCCTCAACTACTGGGTCAAAACTTGAATGAAATCACACTCGACTATTTATCAGCGGGTATAGATCCAGATAAAGCCACTATATTCATTCAATCTATGATTCCAGAGATTGCCGAACTGACTGTTCTGTTCTCCATGTTCGTCACTGTGAATTCTTTGCGGCACAATCCTACCATTAAAGCCGAATCGAAAAATTCCAGCTTAGATGAACTATACTATGGTTTTCTTGGGTATCCAGTAAGCCAGACTGCCGATATAACCTTTTGTAAAGCGACGATTATTCCTGTAGGCGAAGACCAGCTTCCCCATCTGGAGTTGACCCGCAAAATCGTACGTAGATTCAACGAGCTGTACAGCCCCATCCTTGTGGAGCCGAGAGCGCTTATCAGCGAGACCCCAAGACTAGTGGGAACAGACGGCAATGCAAAAATGAGCAAAAGCTTAGGTAATGCCATCGAGCTGGACTCCACGAAGGAAGAGATCACCTTCAAAATCCGCAAAGCCACAACTGATCCAGCCCGTGTTCATAAAAATGATCCTGGGCATCCAGATATTTGTCCCATTTATGCTTATCATCGCGCTTTTCGTTCCCACGGCGCCAGTGAAATTCACGAGAGCTGCGAAAATGGCTGTATAAGTTGTTCTGCCTGTAAGCAGCTTATCACGACAGCTCTAGACCAATTAATTGAACCGATGCGTGAGCGGCGCTCCTATTATGCAGCCAGACCCAAGGTTGTTAAGGATATCTTATTATCCGGAACTAAACGTGCCCGCAACATTGCTCAAGAAACGATGTCCGAAGTACGCGAGGCCATGGGCCTTAATTATTTTTCAAAATAA